Proteins from a genomic interval of Zingiber officinale cultivar Zhangliang chromosome 1B, Zo_v1.1, whole genome shotgun sequence:
- the LOC122000303 gene encoding alpha-L-fucosidase 1-like, translated as MFFHFGMNTFTDAEWGTGAESPSLFNPTGLNANQWMDAAEAAGASLAILTAKHHDGFCLWPSQYTDHSVAKSPWKGGKGDVVGEFANAARSRGIDVGLYLSPWDRHEKTYGREKEYNEFYMAQLHELLTKYGSISEIWFDGAKGEGATEMNYHFRDWFEMVKQLQSSINIFSNAGPDIRWVGDESGSAGDPCWSTINRSLLRIGDASLLSYLKTGDPQGADWVPAECDVSIRPGWFWHKNETAKSVSQLLEIYYNSVGRNCVLLLNVPPNTTGLVSGDDTQRLKDFRAAISRIFSNDLATGSAATASSEWGGPGGGFAAANVLDSDDQTFWAADGSDQQGAHWIELALPAAKKSFNVVRIQEAIALGQRIMEHEVYADDVLVAQGMTVGHKRLHRLTTSVTAARVKIRITKSRGTPLLSAIGLHYDPSVDGPGEFN; from the exons ATGTTCTTCCACTTCGGCATGAACACCTTCACCGACGCCGAGTGGGGCACAGGCGCCGAGAGCCCCTCGCTCTTCAACCCGACCGGTTTGAATGCCAACCAGTGGATGGACGCCGCCGAGGCTGCCGGCGCCTCACTGGCCATACTCACCGCGAAGCACCACGATGGGTTCTGTCTGTGGCCGTCGCAGTACACTGATCACTCGGTGGCGAAGAGCCCGTGGAAGGGAGGCAAGGGAGACGTCGTCGGGGAATTCGCCAACGCCGCCAGGTCTCGAGGGATCGACGTCGGGCTGTACCTCTCGCCGTGGGATCGCCACGAGAAGACCTACGGCCGGGAAAAGGAGTACAACGAGTTTTACATGGCCCAGCTCCATGAATTGCTCACCAA GTACGGGAGCATTTCGGAGATATGGTTCGATGGCGCGAAGGGGGAAGGCGCGACTGAGATGAACTACCACTTCCGGGACTGGTTCGAGATGGTGAAGCAGCTTCAGAGCTCCATCAATATCTTCTCCAACGCAGGGCCCGACATACGCTGGGTCGGAGACGAGTCGGGAAGCGCCGGAGACCCCTGCTGGTCCACCATCAATCGTAGCTTGCTCAGGATCGGAGATGCGAGTCTCCTAAG CTACTTGAAGACCGGCGATCCGCAAGGCGCGGACTGGGTGCCGGCAGAGTGTGACGTGTCGATCCGTCCAGGGTGGTTCTGGCACAAGAACGAGACGGCCAAATCGGTGAGCCAGCTCTTGGAAATCTACTACAATTCCGTGGGGCGTAACTGCGTTCTGCTGCTCAACGTACCCCCAAACACCACCGGACTTGTCTCCGGCGACGACACGCAGCGGCTGAAGGACTTCCGCGCGGCGATCAGTCGCATTTTCTCAAACGACCTCGCGACGGGAAGCGCGGCGACGGCCAGCAGCGAGTGGGGCGGTCCGGGCGGCGGCTTCGCAGCCGCCAACGTGCTCGACTCCGACGATCAGACCTTCTGGGCTGCCGACGGAAGCGACCAGCAGGGCGCGCACTGGATAGAGCTCGCGCTGCCGGCGGCCAAAAAGAGCTTCAACGTGGTGAGGATCCAGGAAGCGATCGCGTTGGGACAGAGGATCATGGAGCACGAGGTGTACGCCGACGACGTGCTGGTGGCCCAAGGGATGACGGTGGGGCACAAGCGGCTCCACCGGCTCACGACGTCGGTGACGGCGGCGCGGGTGAAGATTCGGATCACCAAGTCGCGCGGGACTCCGCTGCTGTCAGCCATCGGCCTGCATTACGACCCCTCAGTTGACGGCCCTGGGGAATTCAATTAA